Proteins encoded by one window of Geoalkalibacter sp.:
- the thiD gene encoding bifunctional hydroxymethylpyrimidine kinase/phosphomethylpyrimidine kinase, translating to MIQGLYLISDAAGPEAEQRIGEALKGGARILQYRDKHRSPEQQREVAGRLRRLCRAAGALFIVNDSPQLARDCEADGVHLGQKDANVQAARNLLGRDKLIGVSTRTVEQALQAQQQGADYIGLGSMYPTSSKDDAVVVGVDTLRRVRAAVRIPIVAIGGIDRDHTAELIGAGADAVAVISAVAQASEPWLAAREIALQFNARLPFPRGRVLTVAGSDSGGGAGIQADLKTISLLGSYGTSVITALTAQNTLGVSGIHAVPAAFVAAQMTAVLEDIGTDTLKTGMLLNADIVALVGDAIDQRRLLAVVDPVMIAKGGASLLEPEAVRAVRERLLPRTYLLTPNLPEAQALCDMEVRTLDDMERAAYQLRQMGARNVLIKGGHLAGEAVDLLLEGNQLHRFSAPRIASANTHGTGCTFSAAIATYLAQGRPLVQAVAGAKAFISTAIATALPLGAGQGPVNHWQAARERHTE from the coding sequence ATGATTCAAGGACTTTATCTCATCAGCGACGCCGCCGGTCCTGAAGCCGAACAGCGCATCGGCGAGGCCCTCAAGGGCGGGGCGCGCATCCTGCAATACCGCGACAAACACCGCTCGCCCGAGCAACAGCGCGAGGTCGCCGGGCGCCTGCGCCGGCTGTGCCGCGCGGCCGGAGCCCTGTTCATCGTCAACGACTCCCCCCAACTGGCGCGCGACTGCGAGGCCGACGGCGTGCATCTCGGCCAGAAAGATGCAAACGTCCAGGCGGCGCGAAACCTCCTGGGGCGCGACAAGCTCATCGGCGTGTCGACGCGCACCGTCGAGCAGGCTCTCCAGGCGCAGCAGCAGGGCGCCGATTATATCGGCCTGGGCAGCATGTACCCCACCTCCAGCAAGGACGACGCGGTGGTGGTCGGGGTCGACACCCTGCGCCGGGTACGCGCGGCGGTGCGGATTCCCATCGTCGCCATCGGCGGCATCGACCGTGATCACACCGCCGAGTTGATCGGCGCCGGCGCCGATGCGGTGGCGGTGATCTCCGCCGTCGCCCAGGCCTCCGAGCCCTGGCTGGCCGCGCGGGAAATCGCCCTGCAGTTCAACGCCCGGCTGCCTTTTCCGCGCGGCCGCGTGCTGACGGTGGCCGGATCCGATTCCGGCGGCGGCGCCGGCATTCAGGCCGATCTCAAGACCATCAGCCTCCTTGGGTCTTACGGCACCAGCGTCATCACCGCGCTTACCGCGCAAAACACCCTCGGGGTCAGCGGCATCCATGCCGTTCCGGCCGCCTTCGTCGCCGCGCAAATGACGGCGGTGCTGGAGGATATCGGCACGGACACCCTGAAAACCGGCATGCTCTTAAACGCCGACATCGTCGCCCTGGTCGGCGACGCCATTGACCAGCGACGCCTGCTCGCGGTGGTCGATCCGGTGATGATCGCCAAGGGCGGGGCTTCCCTTCTGGAGCCGGAGGCGGTCAGGGCGGTGCGCGAACGGCTGCTGCCGCGCACCTACCTGCTCACCCCCAATCTGCCCGAAGCCCAAGCCTTGTGCGACATGGAAGTGCGTACCCTCGACGACATGGAGCGCGCGGCCTATCAGCTGCGGCAAATGGGCGCGCGCAACGTCCTGATCAAGGGCGGCCATCTCGCCGGCGAGGCCGTTGATCTGCTGCTCGAAGGCAATCAACTGCACCGCTTCAGCGCGCCACGCATCGCCAGCGCCAACACCCACGGCACCGGCTGCACCTTCTCGGCGGCCATCGCCACCTATCTGGCCCAGGGACGCCCCCTGGTCCAGGCGGTGGCCGGCGCCAAGGCCTTCATCAGCACCGCCATCGCCACCGCCCTTCCCCTGGGCGCGGGACAGGGCCCGGTCAATCACTGGCAGGCGGCGCGGGAGCGGCACACCGAGTAA
- a CDS encoding CooT family nickel-binding protein: MCLDPGGFHLIFGKEERDLHHIASILPGKNGLRLIDAFGKTEEISGRIEEIDLLNRRIVVAA; the protein is encoded by the coding sequence ATGTGTCTCGACCCCGGCGGCTTTCATCTGATTTTCGGCAAGGAAGAACGCGATCTGCACCATATCGCCTCGATTCTTCCCGGTAAAAACGGCCTGCGGCTGATCGATGCCTTCGGCAAGACCGAGGAGATTTCGGGCCGCATCGAGGAAATCGACCTGCTCAACCGTCGCATTGTCGTTGCCGCCTGA
- the alr gene encoding alanine racemase translates to MPVSRPTHVDIDLAALRHNFRLVRHQAGADRQVLAIVKADAYGHGAREVARALEAEGVDLFGVALLEEAKDLRAAGIQAPILILGGIHPGQEVGFFRPGLIPCIFDLETARRLNAAAQAAGQILDCHLKIDTGMGRVGFYNGELDQVLPELAKLRHLRIDGVMSHLAVADELPHPFTDEQLSRFRRAVARIRAAGHAPRYLHIANSAALFAHDIPECNLVRPGIVLYGALPSAHFAGRLDLRPVMHWRTSIAMLKTLPTGSGVSYGRRFIATRPTLIATLPVGYADGYNRGLTNRGEVLVRGCRAPVAGTVCMDWTMIDVTDVPGVQVGDEVTLLGEADGQWIRAEDWAEKIGTIPYEVFCQVSKRVPRIIKG, encoded by the coding sequence ATGCCCGTTTCCCGCCCGACCCATGTCGATATCGATCTCGCCGCCCTGCGTCATAATTTTCGCCTGGTGCGGCATCAGGCCGGCGCCGACCGCCAGGTGCTGGCCATCGTCAAGGCCGACGCCTATGGCCACGGGGCCCGCGAGGTGGCGCGCGCTCTCGAAGCCGAAGGCGTCGATCTCTTCGGCGTGGCGCTTCTCGAAGAGGCCAAGGATCTGCGCGCCGCCGGCATCCAGGCGCCGATCCTGATTCTCGGCGGCATCCATCCCGGCCAGGAAGTCGGGTTTTTTCGGCCGGGTCTGATTCCCTGCATTTTCGACCTGGAAACGGCGCGTCGCCTCAACGCGGCGGCCCAGGCCGCGGGTCAGATCCTCGACTGTCACCTCAAGATCGACACAGGCATGGGGCGGGTGGGGTTCTACAACGGCGAACTCGATCAGGTGCTGCCCGAGTTGGCCAAACTGAGACATTTGCGCATCGACGGAGTCATGTCCCATCTGGCCGTGGCCGATGAACTGCCCCATCCCTTCACCGACGAGCAGCTCTCGCGCTTTCGCCGGGCCGTGGCGCGCATTCGCGCGGCCGGTCACGCCCCGCGCTATCTGCATATCGCCAACAGCGCCGCGCTCTTTGCCCACGACATTCCCGAATGCAATCTGGTGCGGCCCGGCATCGTGCTCTACGGGGCGCTGCCTTCCGCGCATTTCGCCGGGCGCCTCGATTTGCGGCCGGTCATGCACTGGCGCACCTCCATCGCCATGCTCAAGACCCTGCCGACGGGCAGCGGCGTGAGTTACGGGCGGCGTTTCATCGCCACTCGCCCGACCTTGATCGCGACCCTGCCGGTGGGCTATGCCGACGGCTACAATCGGGGCCTGACCAACCGCGGCGAGGTGCTGGTGCGCGGTTGCCGCGCGCCGGTCGCCGGTACGGTGTGCATGGACTGGACGATGATCGATGTCACCGACGTGCCCGGCGTCCAGGTCGGCGACGAGGTGACCCTGCTCGGCGAGGCCGACGGCCAGTGGATTCGCGCCGAGGACTGGGCGGAGAAAATCGGCACCATTCCCTACGAAGTGTTCTGCCAGGTGAGCAAGCGCGTGCCGAGAATCATCAAAGGCTGA
- a CDS encoding ASKHA domain-containing protein — MTKDNFSLALDLGTTTLVGRLLDDAGVVRAEDRCLNPQGAVASDIIRRLEAARAGRGAELQGLLAQGIDCLTAELLRLAGVARGRLASAALAANPGIAHLLAAEPVESLLFPPHRPAFRGGAFFPPARFRLDLPCAVYLFPLVSGYVGGDLVAFLYGQGDPAAATLYVDIGTNAELALHADGCRLVSSVAAGPAFEGGEIACGMMRTTGAVEDVRVDGDRLRLAVVGQGAPRGLCGSGLVTAVAAALAGGLMDRAGNLRAPGEVTTNLARYLMEKDGQRALRLYRDATVDLLITQEDVRAFQLAKGAVHAGVSCLLERAGVTAEALREVVVTGAFGAALGRENLKRVALLPDSVIEKVRFEADGALRGVARFLAMAGAEDQVARLAASLRPYPLSGTPAFEKAFIAALNF, encoded by the coding sequence ATGACAAAGGACAATTTTTCTCTTGCCCTTGATCTAGGCACCACCACCCTGGTCGGGCGATTGCTCGATGACGCGGGCGTGGTGCGGGCCGAGGACCGTTGTTTGAATCCCCAGGGCGCGGTCGCCTCCGATATCATCCGGCGCCTGGAGGCGGCGCGGGCGGGGCGGGGCGCTGAACTGCAAGGGCTGTTGGCCCAGGGGATTGATTGCCTGACCGCCGAGCTGCTGCGCCTGGCCGGGGTCGCGCGGGGGCGGCTTGCTTCGGCGGCCCTTGCGGCCAATCCCGGCATCGCCCATCTGTTGGCCGCCGAACCCGTCGAGAGCCTGCTGTTTCCCCCCCATCGCCCCGCCTTTCGCGGCGGCGCGTTTTTTCCGCCCGCCCGGTTCAGGCTTGATCTTCCCTGCGCGGTCTATCTTTTCCCCCTGGTGTCCGGCTATGTGGGCGGCGATCTGGTGGCGTTTCTTTATGGCCAGGGGGACCCTGCCGCCGCGACTCTGTATGTCGACATCGGCACCAATGCCGAGCTGGCGCTCCATGCCGATGGCTGCCGGCTGGTCAGTTCCGTGGCGGCGGGTCCCGCCTTCGAAGGCGGTGAAATTGCCTGCGGCATGATGCGCACCACCGGAGCGGTGGAGGACGTGCGGGTGGACGGTGATCGCCTGCGTCTTGCGGTGGTGGGGCAGGGCGCGCCGCGCGGCCTTTGCGGCAGCGGCCTGGTGACGGCGGTGGCGGCGGCGCTCGCAGGCGGTCTCATGGACCGGGCCGGAAACTTGCGGGCGCCCGGGGAGGTGACGACCAACCTGGCGCGCTACCTGATGGAAAAAGACGGGCAGAGGGCGCTGCGGCTTTATCGCGACGCCACGGTCGACTTACTGATCACCCAGGAGGATGTGCGCGCTTTCCAGTTGGCCAAGGGGGCGGTGCATGCCGGGGTGAGCTGCCTGCTGGAGCGTGCCGGGGTGACGGCCGAGGCGCTGCGCGAGGTGGTGGTGACGGGCGCCTTCGGCGCCGCCCTGGGGCGGGAAAACCTGAAAAGAGTTGCCCTGTTGCCTGATTCCGTGATAGAAAAAGTCCGTTTTGAAGCCGATGGGGCCCTGCGCGGCGTCGCGCGTTTTTTGGCCATGGCCGGAGCCGAGGATCAGGTGGCGCGCCTGGCCGCGAGCCTACGTCCCTATCCCCTGTCGGGCACCCCCGCCTTTGAAAAGGCATTCATCGCAGCGCTCAATTTCTGA
- the purH gene encoding bifunctional phosphoribosylaminoimidazolecarboxamide formyltransferase/IMP cyclohydrolase, with the protein MASIKRALISLSDKTGIVDFAKELAGFGVEILSTGGTAKLLRDSGLAVKDVSEFTGFPEMLDGRVKTLHPKVHGGLLGLRDNPEHVVTMAKHGIEPIDMVVVNLYPFEATVAKQGCTLEDAIENIDIGGPTMLRSAAKNNRDVTVIVDPADYAPVLAEMKAAGGAVSRDTNFRLAVKVYQHTAAYDGAISNWLGKKIGEEAVDFPPALTFQFHKAQDMRYGENPHQKAAFYVERDIREASIATARQLQGKELSYNNIADTDAALECVKQFSEGPACVIVKHANPCGVALGKNLLDAYARAFSTDPESAFGGIIAFNRELDAATAKAIVDQQFVEVIIAPKVTAEASRVVAAKKNVRLLECGFWPEQSAARLDLKRVNGGLLVQDTDLALLDQIKVVTKRRPTDQEMEDLLFTWRVAKFVKSNAIVYGKAGMTIGVGAGQMSRVNSARIAAIKAEHAGLEVKGSVMASDAFFPFRDGIDNAAASGIAAVIQPGGSIRDEEVIAAADEHGMAMVFTAMRHFRH; encoded by the coding sequence ATGGCCAGCATCAAGCGTGCGCTCATCAGTCTCTCGGACAAGACCGGCATCGTCGATTTCGCCAAGGAACTCGCGGGATTCGGCGTGGAAATCCTCTCCACCGGCGGCACCGCCAAGCTGCTGCGCGACAGCGGCCTCGCCGTCAAGGACGTCTCCGAGTTCACCGGGTTTCCCGAGATGCTCGACGGCCGGGTGAAAACCCTGCATCCCAAGGTCCATGGCGGTCTGCTCGGTCTGCGCGACAACCCCGAGCATGTGGTCACCATGGCCAAGCACGGCATCGAGCCCATCGACATGGTGGTGGTCAACCTCTATCCCTTCGAGGCCACCGTCGCCAAGCAGGGCTGCACCCTGGAGGATGCCATCGAGAACATCGACATCGGCGGCCCCACCATGCTGCGCAGCGCCGCCAAGAACAACCGCGATGTCACGGTCATCGTCGATCCCGCCGATTACGCCCCGGTACTCGCCGAGATGAAAGCCGCGGGGGGCGCGGTCTCGCGCGACACCAACTTTCGCCTGGCCGTCAAGGTCTATCAGCACACCGCCGCCTACGACGGCGCCATTTCCAACTGGCTGGGCAAAAAGATCGGCGAGGAAGCCGTCGACTTCCCGCCGGCCCTGACCTTTCAGTTTCACAAGGCGCAGGACATGCGCTACGGGGAGAATCCTCACCAGAAGGCTGCTTTCTACGTCGAGCGCGACATCCGCGAGGCGTCCATCGCCACCGCGCGCCAGTTGCAGGGCAAGGAGCTCTCCTACAACAACATTGCCGACACCGACGCCGCCCTCGAATGCGTCAAGCAGTTCAGCGAAGGGCCGGCCTGTGTCATCGTCAAGCACGCCAACCCCTGCGGCGTGGCCCTGGGCAAGAATCTGCTCGACGCCTACGCGCGCGCTTTTTCCACCGACCCCGAATCGGCCTTCGGCGGCATCATCGCCTTCAATCGAGAGCTCGATGCGGCCACCGCGAAAGCCATCGTCGATCAGCAGTTCGTCGAGGTGATCATCGCGCCCAAGGTCACCGCCGAAGCCTCGCGGGTGGTTGCGGCCAAGAAAAACGTGCGCCTGCTCGAATGCGGCTTCTGGCCCGAGCAGTCCGCGGCGCGTCTGGATCTCAAGCGGGTCAACGGCGGGCTGCTGGTGCAGGACACGGATCTGGCGCTCCTCGATCAGATCAAGGTGGTCACCAAGCGTCGGCCCACCGACCAGGAGATGGAGGATCTGCTGTTCACCTGGCGAGTGGCCAAGTTCGTCAAGTCCAACGCCATCGTCTACGGCAAGGCCGGCATGACCATCGGCGTCGGCGCCGGGCAGATGAGCCGCGTCAATTCGGCGCGCATCGCCGCCATCAAGGCCGAGCATGCCGGGCTAGAGGTCAAGGGCTCGGTGATGGCCTCCGATGCCTTTTTCCCCTTCCGCGACGGCATCGACAACGCGGCCGCCAGCGGCATCGCCGCGGTCATCCAGCCCGGCGGTTCGATCCGTGACGAGGAAGTCATCGCCGCCGCCGACGAGCACGGCATGGCCATGGTGTTCACCGCCATGCGCCATTTCCGGCATTGA
- the purD gene encoding phosphoribosylamine--glycine ligase translates to MKILVVGGGGREHALVWKIAQSPLVAKVWCAPGNPGIAQLAECVDIAADDLGGLLAFALEQDVDLTVVGPEAPLTLGIVDRFRAAGLTIFGPTQAAARLEGSKGFSKDLMAKYGIPTAAYRRFADRDEAVAYIRNQGAPIVVKADGLAAGKGVVVATSVEQAVAAVDEIMVAGVFGAAGAEVVIEEFMDGEEASFFVFTDGKNILPLASAQDHKRIFDGDQGPNTGGMGAYSPAPVVTPELHRKIIESIVRPTIDGMAREGCPYAGILYVGLMIAKGKARVVEYNARFGDPEAQPLLMRLKSDIVPVLLGCARGEMRQSELEWHDKAAVCVVMASGGYPGSYEKGFAISGLEEAAKIEDLFVFHAGTAAKDGQIVNSGGRVLGVTGLGRSVAEAIAKAYEGTALISWPGAQYRRDIGQKALNRNG, encoded by the coding sequence ATGAAGATTCTGGTGGTCGGTGGAGGGGGGCGCGAACATGCCCTGGTCTGGAAAATCGCCCAATCGCCCCTGGTGGCGAAGGTCTGGTGCGCGCCGGGCAATCCCGGCATCGCCCAGCTCGCTGAGTGCGTGGACATCGCCGCCGATGATCTGGGCGGGCTTCTGGCCTTCGCCCTGGAGCAGGATGTCGACCTCACCGTGGTGGGACCCGAGGCGCCCCTGACCCTGGGCATCGTCGATCGTTTCCGCGCGGCGGGGCTGACCATCTTCGGCCCGACGCAGGCGGCGGCGCGTCTTGAGGGAAGCAAGGGCTTCTCCAAGGATCTCATGGCCAAGTACGGCATTCCCACCGCGGCCTACCGGCGCTTCGCCGATCGCGACGAAGCGGTGGCGTACATCCGCAACCAGGGGGCGCCCATCGTCGTCAAGGCCGACGGTCTGGCCGCCGGCAAGGGCGTGGTGGTGGCCACCAGCGTCGAGCAGGCCGTTGCCGCCGTGGACGAGATCATGGTCGCCGGGGTGTTCGGCGCGGCCGGCGCCGAAGTGGTCATCGAGGAATTCATGGACGGCGAGGAGGCCTCGTTCTTCGTCTTCACCGACGGCAAGAACATTCTGCCCCTGGCCTCGGCGCAGGATCACAAGCGCATTTTCGACGGCGATCAGGGGCCCAACACCGGCGGCATGGGGGCCTATTCCCCGGCGCCGGTGGTGACTCCCGAACTGCATCGCAAAATCATCGAATCCATCGTGCGCCCCACCATCGACGGCATGGCCCGCGAAGGCTGCCCCTACGCCGGGATTCTCTACGTCGGGCTGATGATCGCCAAGGGCAAGGCGCGCGTCGTCGAGTACAACGCCCGTTTCGGCGATCCCGAGGCACAGCCGCTGCTCATGCGCCTGAAATCCGACATCGTGCCGGTGCTGCTGGGCTGCGCGCGTGGCGAAATGCGCCAGAGCGAACTTGAATGGCACGACAAGGCGGCGGTTTGCGTGGTCATGGCCTCGGGGGGCTATCCCGGTTCCTACGAGAAGGGTTTTGCCATTTCGGGGCTGGAGGAAGCGGCGAAAATCGAGGATCTGTTTGTCTTTCACGCCGGCACCGCCGCCAAGGATGGTCAAATCGTCAACTCCGGCGGCCGGGTGCTCGGCGTCACCGGCTTGGGCCGCAGCGTCGCCGAGGCCATCGCCAAGGCCTATGAGGGCACGGCGCTGATCTCCTGGCCGGGTGCGCAGTACCGCCGCGACATTGGCCAGAAGGCCTTGAATCGGAACGGATAA
- the purE gene encoding 5-(carboxyamino)imidazole ribonucleotide mutase: MSTQPLVGILMGSDNDYEVMIEAGKALKELGIGFEMVVSSAHRTPERTGAYVRSARERGLKVLIAGAGAAAHLAGVVAAETTLPVIAVPIDSSALQGLDALLAMVQMPAGIPVATMAIGKPGARNAGIFAAQILGAQDPAMAARLAEFKEKMAAGVVAKSDALQKRLAQDGF; this comes from the coding sequence ATGAGCACTCAGCCCCTGGTCGGCATTCTGATGGGCAGCGACAATGATTACGAGGTGATGATCGAAGCGGGCAAGGCCCTCAAGGAACTTGGCATCGGATTTGAGATGGTCGTATCCAGCGCCCATCGCACCCCCGAGCGCACCGGAGCCTACGTGCGCAGCGCTCGCGAGCGCGGATTGAAAGTGTTGATCGCCGGCGCTGGCGCGGCCGCCCATCTCGCCGGGGTGGTGGCCGCCGAAACGACGCTGCCGGTCATCGCGGTGCCCATCGACTCGAGCGCCCTGCAGGGTCTCGATGCCCTGCTCGCCATGGTGCAGATGCCCGCCGGCATTCCCGTGGCGACCATGGCCATCGGCAAGCCCGGCGCGCGCAACGCCGGCATTTTCGCCGCGCAGATCCTCGGCGCGCAAGACCCGGCCATGGCCGCGCGACTGGCCGAGTTCAAGGAAAAAATGGCCGCCGGCGTCGTCGCCAAATCCGACGCCCTGCAGAAGCGGCTGGCTCAGGACGGGTTTTGA
- a CDS encoding cytochrome c3 family protein, with the protein MKMLAPLLMILAMLAAVPVFSEEPAQNLPAAAEAVQDVPDAVVFPARLGDVNFSHVDHTRWVPDCTTCHHMETYDKCSSCHGVMADARKKTDAFHMQCKGCHQEHNLSTNCTDCHIR; encoded by the coding sequence ATGAAAATGCTCGCGCCTTTGCTGATGATTTTGGCCATGCTGGCGGCCGTTCCGGTTTTTTCCGAGGAGCCGGCGCAAAACCTCCCCGCCGCCGCGGAAGCGGTGCAGGATGTTCCCGACGCCGTGGTTTTTCCCGCCCGACTGGGGGATGTGAATTTCAGCCATGTCGATCACACCCGCTGGGTCCCCGACTGCACCACCTGCCATCATATGGAAACCTACGACAAGTGCAGTTCCTGCCACGGCGTGATGGCTGACGCGCGCAAGAAGACCGATGCCTTTCACATGCAGTGCAAGGGCTGCCATCAAGAACACAATCTGAGCACCAACTGCACGGATTGCCATATTCGCTAG
- a CDS encoding cytochrome c3 family protein: MIPALRPLALGVGSRSRRGTRLSWRLLPGIAVLFLLAAGMVEASGAGCLTAECHGELGKARHLHGPVGVGECMSCHRQTKGAHPQAGSEMSLVAEGDALCRLCHADPRVGKEHAHSALEMGCTSCHDPHGGAFPGMLPATAAQLCQNCHANPADEFAVAHRPVKAGSCTLCHRPHAGYGEAILVAPKGELCSRCHSGKTRDRKHLHTPVRDGDCTACHGAHGGKVKGLLPARGSQLCAECHESKQTAAVQHAPVKDGDCGACHDVHGSNAPFMLPAAGNELCFSCHGDKEPLRAMKNVHPIVMQGCVQCHDPHGGATQGMLPAQGDALCVGCHDAVGRQAAEAKSHHAAISDAGCAACHDPHGTGNHRLFPAPGAQVCFDCHGEMAQTVAQAVFQHGPVEAGECWICHNPHGSPYAPLLKGYYPEDFYTEFDLGNYDLCFSCHDRQAFIYDRTADLTGFRNGDANLHYLHVNRPVKSRACKSCHGVHGADQPKLIKSRIPGFGAWEIPIRFEPHDTGATCYVGCHKPKTYDRVKPVRY; the protein is encoded by the coding sequence ATGATTCCTGCTCTTCGGCCCCTTGCTCTTGGCGTTGGTTCGCGCTCAAGGCGCGGTACGCGGCTTTCCTGGCGACTCTTGCCGGGGATCGCGGTGCTGTTTCTTCTAGCCGCCGGCATGGTGGAGGCCTCCGGCGCGGGTTGCCTGACCGCCGAATGCCATGGTGAGCTGGGCAAAGCGCGGCATCTGCACGGCCCGGTGGGGGTGGGCGAGTGTATGTCCTGCCATCGGCAGACCAAGGGCGCCCATCCGCAGGCCGGTTCGGAGATGAGCCTCGTCGCCGAGGGCGATGCCCTGTGCCGGTTGTGCCATGCCGATCCGCGCGTCGGTAAGGAACACGCCCATTCGGCGCTGGAAATGGGCTGCACCAGTTGTCATGATCCCCACGGCGGCGCCTTTCCCGGCATGTTGCCGGCGACGGCCGCGCAGCTCTGTCAAAACTGTCACGCCAATCCCGCCGATGAATTCGCGGTGGCGCATCGCCCGGTCAAGGCCGGCAGCTGCACCCTCTGTCATCGCCCCCATGCCGGTTACGGCGAGGCCATCCTGGTCGCGCCCAAGGGCGAGTTGTGCAGCCGCTGTCACAGCGGCAAGACGCGCGACCGCAAGCACCTGCACACCCCGGTGAGAGACGGTGACTGCACGGCCTGCCACGGCGCCCACGGCGGCAAGGTCAAGGGCCTGCTGCCGGCACGCGGCAGCCAGCTGTGCGCCGAGTGCCACGAGAGCAAGCAGACCGCCGCCGTGCAGCATGCGCCGGTGAAAGATGGCGACTGCGGCGCCTGCCACGACGTGCACGGCTCCAACGCGCCCTTCATGCTGCCCGCGGCGGGCAATGAACTCTGTTTTTCCTGTCACGGCGACAAGGAACCCCTGCGCGCCATGAAAAACGTGCATCCCATCGTCATGCAGGGCTGCGTGCAATGTCATGACCCTCACGGCGGGGCCACCCAGGGCATGCTGCCCGCCCAGGGTGATGCGCTTTGCGTCGGTTGCCATGACGCCGTCGGCCGTCAGGCGGCGGAGGCCAAGTCGCACCACGCGGCGATTTCCGACGCCGGTTGCGCGGCCTGTCACGACCCCCACGGCACCGGCAATCATCGCCTGTTTCCCGCGCCCGGGGCGCAAGTCTGCTTCGACTGTCATGGGGAGATGGCGCAGACGGTGGCCCAGGCCGTTTTTCAGCATGGCCCCGTCGAGGCGGGTGAATGCTGGATCTGTCACAATCCCCACGGTTCGCCCTATGCGCCGCTGCTCAAGGGCTACTATCCCGAAGATTTCTACACCGAATTCGATTTGGGCAATTACGATCTGTGTTTCTCCTGCCATGACCGCCAGGCCTTCATCTACGATCGCACCGCCGATTTGACGGGCTTTCGCAACGGCGATGCCAACCTTCATTACCTGCACGTCAACCGCCCGGTGAAAAGCCGCGCGTGCAAGAGCTGCCACGGCGTGCACGGCGCCGATCAGCCCAAACTCATCAAAAGCCGCATTCCGGGGTTCGGCGCCTGGGAGATTCCCATTCGCTTCGAACCCCACGATACCGGCGCGACCTGCTATGTCGGCTGTCACAAACCCAAGACCTATGATCGGGTGAAGCCGGTGCGGTATTAG